A window of the Cystobacter fuscus genome harbors these coding sequences:
- a CDS encoding M20/M25/M40 family metallo-hydrolase — MPAALPLSAALLCLLSAPPKAPAKAAPAPSGPSPQVAEQLIGAALTDGHAYARLAELTDDIGQRLSGSEGADAAVRWAKRGFEADGVKVWLEPVKVPHWVRGEGSARVLASDTRREQKLAVLALGGSVATPPEGLTAEVIEVRSLEEVAALGDKVKGKVVFFNHSMAETKDYGPAAGLRTRGASVAAKAGAVGMLIRSLATASLRTPHTGALRYDEGVPAIPAAAVSVEDGELLHRLLASGPVKVELKLSCQTLPDADSFNVVAEVKGREKPREVVLLGAHLDSWDVGTGAHDDGAGVTMVMETARLLARLKPAPRRTVRVVLFMNEENGLRGGRAYAEAHAAELGEHVAALEMDSGGGRPLGVVLRAGPGGDALVKPWLRPLEALGAGVLLPGEASGADISPLLPARVPFVGVRVDASRYFDVHHSEADTLDKVDPKDLARSTAALAWVSYVLAEVPGVLPRPEAPAAPLP, encoded by the coding sequence GTGCCCGCCGCCCTGCCGCTCTCCGCCGCCCTGCTCTGTCTTCTCTCCGCGCCGCCCAAGGCCCCCGCCAAGGCGGCCCCCGCGCCTTCGGGCCCCTCCCCCCAGGTGGCCGAGCAGCTCATCGGCGCGGCGCTCACCGACGGCCATGCCTACGCGCGCCTCGCCGAGCTCACCGACGACATCGGCCAGCGGCTCTCCGGCTCGGAGGGCGCGGACGCCGCGGTGCGTTGGGCCAAACGTGGCTTCGAGGCGGACGGAGTGAAGGTCTGGCTCGAGCCCGTGAAGGTTCCCCACTGGGTGCGCGGCGAGGGCTCCGCGCGCGTGCTCGCCTCGGACACCCGGCGCGAGCAGAAGCTCGCCGTGCTGGCGCTGGGCGGCAGCGTGGCCACTCCCCCCGAGGGCCTCACCGCCGAAGTCATCGAGGTGCGCTCGCTCGAGGAGGTGGCCGCGCTCGGGGACAAGGTGAAGGGAAAGGTGGTCTTCTTCAACCACTCCATGGCGGAGACGAAGGACTATGGCCCCGCGGCCGGACTGCGCACCCGGGGCGCGTCGGTGGCGGCGAAGGCGGGGGCGGTGGGCATGCTCATCCGCTCGCTGGCCACCGCGTCGCTGCGCACGCCGCACACGGGCGCCCTGCGCTACGACGAGGGCGTGCCGGCCATTCCCGCCGCGGCGGTGTCGGTGGAGGACGGGGAGCTCCTGCACCGCCTGCTGGCCTCGGGCCCGGTGAAGGTGGAGCTGAAGCTGTCGTGCCAGACGCTGCCGGACGCGGACTCCTTCAACGTGGTGGCCGAGGTGAAGGGCCGCGAGAAGCCGCGCGAGGTGGTGCTGCTCGGCGCGCACCTGGACTCGTGGGACGTGGGCACGGGCGCGCACGATGACGGGGCCGGCGTGACGATGGTGATGGAGACGGCGCGGCTGCTCGCCCGGCTCAAGCCCGCGCCCCGGCGCACGGTGCGCGTGGTGCTCTTCATGAACGAGGAGAACGGGCTGCGCGGCGGCCGGGCCTATGCCGAGGCGCACGCGGCGGAGCTGGGCGAGCACGTGGCCGCGCTGGAGATGGACTCGGGGGGCGGCAGGCCCCTGGGCGTGGTGTTGCGCGCGGGCCCCGGTGGCGACGCGCTGGTGAAGCCCTGGCTGCGTCCGCTCGAGGCGCTGGGCGCGGGCGTGCTCCTGCCGGGCGAGGCGAGTGGCGCGGACATCTCGCCCCTGCTGCCGGCGCGGGTGCCCTTCGTGGGGGTGCGGGTGGACGCCAGCCGCTACTTCGACGTGCACCACTCGGAGGCGGACACGCTGGACAAGGTGGACCCGAAGGACCTCGCGCGGAGCACGGCGGCGCTCGCGTGGGTGAGCTACGTGCTGGCCGAGGTGCCCGGCGTGCTGCCCCGTCCCGAAGCCCCCGCGGCCCCCCTCCCATGA
- a CDS encoding WecB/TagA/CpsF family glycosyltransferase produces MARQEGRRAARARDFMALMDGLRIIEDEAAEQALLEELTRVDRPLILSFVNAHAVNLGWEQPGMLDGLLRSDVLLRDGIGVKLGLRAFHRRYGLNMNGTDFIPRLARAYAGRSVALFGTRSPWLDNARRTLEGWGLKVVACHEGFDPPETYLRLAAESKPDLILMAMGMPKQEEISVKLREALSHPVLIVNGGAVLDYIGGKVPRAPLVMRQTGMEWLFRLAVEPRRLFRRYVVGIPVYFTHVAEVRLSSLRK; encoded by the coding sequence ATGGCGAGACAGGAGGGTCGTCGGGCCGCGCGGGCGCGGGACTTCATGGCGCTGATGGATGGGCTGCGCATCATCGAGGACGAGGCGGCGGAACAGGCGTTGCTCGAGGAGCTCACGCGCGTCGACCGTCCCCTCATCCTCTCCTTCGTCAACGCGCACGCGGTGAACCTGGGGTGGGAGCAGCCGGGCATGTTGGACGGGCTGCTGCGCTCGGACGTGCTGCTGCGCGATGGCATCGGGGTGAAGCTGGGCCTGCGGGCCTTCCACCGGCGCTACGGGCTGAACATGAATGGCACGGACTTCATCCCGCGCCTCGCCCGGGCGTACGCGGGGCGGAGCGTGGCGCTGTTCGGCACGCGCTCGCCGTGGTTGGACAACGCGCGGCGCACGCTGGAGGGCTGGGGCCTGAAGGTGGTGGCCTGTCACGAGGGGTTTGATCCGCCGGAGACCTACTTGCGGCTCGCCGCCGAGTCCAAGCCGGACCTCATCCTCATGGCCATGGGCATGCCCAAGCAGGAGGAGATCTCCGTGAAGCTGCGCGAGGCCCTGTCGCACCCGGTGCTCATCGTCAACGGGGGCGCGGTGCTGGACTACATCGGGGGCAAGGTGCCGCGGGCGCCGCTCGTGATGCGTCAGACGGGCATGGAGTGGCTCTTCCGTCTGGCAGTGGAACCCCGGCGGTTGTTCCGCCGTTACGTGGTGGGCATTCCCGTCTATTTCACCCACGTGGCCGAGGTTCGCCTGTCATCGCTCCGGAAGTGA
- a CDS encoding acyltransferase family protein, producing the protein MPSSTDTARQAFLSHQVFLRTRSFKALDGLRALAILAVVFYHVSEWREGFVGRFYLSVSLFFAISGFLITTLLLRERDATGGIALTRFYARRSLRIFPLYYAVCTLYIVLVAGLEQDVRVRAMFFDNVRYYLTYTSNWFIPLGEGRIIFYFAWSMATEEQFYLLWPCVVRHFKRRGGPVVFMSGLLLVGLFADWGVRSGVLDTRSLWVRMLDSISISICMGCLAAYLTHFPRSFEWTWKVLGQWWSVPVLVVLAAVAVRYRETPLLVSSLLFTALVVSMCIRPRHVLAPLVEHPALRYVGSITYGVYLMHMLSLHLVRRLVPHDLVPFPLVLHYVLTLAVSIGLATLSYRYFETPFLRLKNRFDWRGEASPCPAARAPVAPSGVGAPVSPG; encoded by the coding sequence ATGCCCTCCTCCACCGACACCGCTCGTCAGGCATTCCTGTCCCACCAGGTGTTCCTGCGCACCCGGTCCTTCAAGGCCCTGGATGGATTGAGAGCACTGGCCATCCTCGCCGTGGTCTTCTACCACGTGTCCGAATGGCGAGAGGGTTTCGTGGGCCGCTTCTATTTGAGCGTCTCGCTCTTCTTCGCCATCAGCGGCTTCCTCATCACCACGCTGCTGCTGCGCGAGCGCGACGCCACCGGAGGCATCGCGCTCACGAGGTTCTACGCCCGGCGCTCGCTGCGCATCTTTCCGCTCTATTACGCCGTGTGCACGCTCTACATCGTGCTCGTGGCCGGACTCGAGCAGGACGTGCGGGTGCGCGCCATGTTCTTCGACAACGTGCGCTACTACCTCACGTACACGTCGAACTGGTTCATCCCGCTGGGCGAGGGCCGCATCATCTTCTACTTCGCCTGGAGCATGGCCACCGAGGAGCAGTTCTACCTGCTGTGGCCGTGCGTGGTGCGCCACTTCAAGCGCCGCGGCGGCCCGGTGGTCTTCATGTCGGGCCTGCTCCTGGTGGGGTTGTTCGCCGACTGGGGCGTGCGCTCCGGCGTGCTCGACACCCGCTCGCTGTGGGTGCGCATGCTCGACAGCATCTCCATCTCCATCTGCATGGGGTGTCTGGCGGCGTACCTGACGCACTTCCCGCGCTCCTTCGAGTGGACGTGGAAGGTGCTCGGCCAGTGGTGGAGCGTCCCGGTGCTCGTCGTGCTGGCGGCCGTCGCCGTGCGCTACCGGGAGACGCCGCTGCTGGTGTCCTCGCTGCTGTTCACCGCCCTGGTGGTGTCCATGTGCATCCGGCCCCGCCACGTGCTGGCGCCACTCGTGGAGCACCCGGCCCTGCGCTACGTGGGCTCCATCACCTACGGCGTCTATTTGATGCACATGCTCTCGCTCCACCTCGTGCGCCGTCTGGTGCCGCACGACCTGGTGCCGTTCCCGCTGGTGCTGCACTACGTGCTGACGCTGGCCGTGAGCATCGGCCTGGCCACGTTGAGCTACCGCTATTTCGAGACGCCTTTTTTGAGGCTCAAGAATCGCTTCGACTGGCGCGGCGAGGCGTCCCCTTGTCCGGCGGCTCGGGCCCCGGTGGCGCCATCCGGGGTGGGTGCTCCGGTGAGCCCGGGGTAG
- a CDS encoding carbamoyl-phosphate synthase, producing MTTPARPPILLTMADYYGTLAAVRSLGRLGIPITIAESKLLAPARWSRYVTRRVSCPSVGDSDAFMEWLVRFGEREPGHVLYPTSDDMAWLFALHREELARHFLMYQPDVSAIYGLLNKQRLHDLCEGVGLDVPDTWFPENEAAVERVAAQARFPVLLKPQTQILFESHVKGAQVERASELLPRYREFLERNQYGRKLLAYDSRANRPMVQAFYTEAAQNIFSMSGFVDRTGELFVARGSLKVLQRPRKLGIGLCFEEVPVDEELAEKVRRLCKKLGYYGTFEVEFIRVGGRQLLIDFNPRFFSQMGFDVARGMPLPLFVYEAAGGNEERLAQVAREALAWKGTGQYIYCHRGIFELLLRAQGLSGRLSEQEVRQWREWYARHSERAVDAVIDIGDWVPWVVDVAMHLRFYARHPKSFIRTMVLDK from the coding sequence ATGACGACACCCGCTCGGCCACCCATCCTGCTGACGATGGCCGACTACTACGGCACGCTGGCGGCGGTGCGCAGCCTGGGCCGGCTCGGCATCCCCATCACCATCGCCGAGTCCAAGCTGCTCGCGCCCGCACGCTGGAGCCGCTACGTGACGCGGCGGGTGAGCTGCCCGAGCGTGGGGGACTCGGACGCCTTCATGGAGTGGCTGGTGCGCTTCGGCGAGCGCGAGCCCGGCCACGTGCTCTACCCCACGAGCGACGACATGGCGTGGCTGTTCGCCCTGCACCGCGAGGAGCTCGCGCGCCACTTCCTCATGTACCAGCCGGACGTGAGCGCCATCTACGGGCTGCTCAACAAGCAGCGGCTGCACGACCTGTGCGAGGGCGTGGGGCTGGACGTGCCGGACACCTGGTTCCCCGAGAACGAGGCCGCGGTGGAGCGCGTGGCGGCCCAGGCGCGCTTCCCGGTGCTGCTCAAGCCGCAGACGCAGATCCTCTTCGAGAGCCACGTGAAGGGCGCGCAGGTGGAGCGCGCGAGCGAGTTGTTGCCGCGCTACCGCGAGTTCCTCGAGCGCAACCAGTACGGGCGCAAGCTGCTCGCGTATGACTCGCGGGCCAACCGGCCCATGGTGCAGGCCTTCTACACGGAGGCGGCGCAGAACATCTTCAGCATGAGCGGCTTCGTGGACCGCACGGGCGAGCTGTTCGTGGCGCGCGGGTCGCTCAAGGTGTTGCAGCGGCCGCGCAAGCTGGGCATCGGCCTGTGCTTCGAGGAGGTGCCGGTGGACGAGGAGCTGGCGGAGAAGGTGCGCCGGCTGTGCAAGAAGCTCGGCTACTACGGCACGTTCGAGGTGGAGTTCATCCGCGTGGGCGGGCGGCAGTTGCTCATCGACTTCAACCCGCGCTTCTTCAGCCAGATGGGCTTCGACGTCGCGCGGGGCATGCCGCTGCCGCTGTTCGTCTACGAGGCGGCGGGTGGCAACGAGGAGCGGCTGGCCCAGGTGGCGCGCGAGGCGCTCGCGTGGAAGGGCACGGGCCAGTACATCTACTGCCACCGGGGCATCTTCGAGCTGCTCTTGCGCGCGCAGGGGCTGTCGGGCCGGCTGTCCGAGCAGGAGGTGCGGCAGTGGCGCGAGTGGTACGCGCGTCACAGCGAGCGCGCGGTGGACGCCGTCATCGACATCGGGGACTGGGTGCCGTGGGTGGTGGACGTGGCCATGCACCTGCGCTTCTACGCGCGCCACCCCAAGAGCTTCATCCGCACCATGGTGTTGGACAAGTAG
- a CDS encoding fatty acid desaturase family protein — protein MTLFRYREDRIPVLLFLCVFALDLTVYFLASNWWLPILWFGALIIPKGWICSWNHNHQHLPMFRHALPNRLLEVVFGFQTGITSHAWFLHHVVGHHKNYLDQQKDESRWKRDDGSTMGEVEYSLKTALTAYPRAFRVGLEQPQHRKALRIFVGMAALQVALLGVLFWHNWYNALFVFLLPMAVSLYVTVWATYFHHVGLETDDHNQASYNILHRGYNLMTGNLGYHTAHHSRHGLHWSKLPELHAQLARDIPPHLYRQPGIPFVWRESEAKLVLSDEQVEALAASAVSPAPKRAAA, from the coding sequence ATGACCCTGTTCCGGTATCGCGAAGATCGCATCCCCGTCCTGCTGTTCCTGTGCGTGTTCGCACTGGACCTGACGGTGTACTTCCTGGCGAGCAACTGGTGGTTGCCCATCCTGTGGTTCGGCGCGCTCATCATCCCGAAGGGGTGGATCTGCTCGTGGAACCACAACCACCAGCACCTGCCGATGTTCCGCCACGCGCTGCCCAACCGTCTCCTGGAGGTGGTGTTCGGCTTCCAGACGGGAATCACCTCGCACGCCTGGTTCCTGCACCACGTGGTGGGCCACCACAAGAACTACCTGGACCAGCAGAAGGACGAGTCGCGCTGGAAGCGCGATGACGGGTCGACGATGGGCGAGGTGGAGTACTCGCTCAAGACGGCGCTCACGGCCTATCCGCGGGCCTTCCGCGTGGGCCTGGAGCAGCCCCAGCACCGCAAGGCGCTGCGCATCTTCGTGGGCATGGCCGCGCTGCAGGTGGCGCTGTTGGGCGTGCTCTTCTGGCACAACTGGTACAACGCGCTCTTCGTCTTCCTGCTGCCCATGGCGGTGTCGCTCTACGTGACGGTGTGGGCCACCTACTTCCACCACGTGGGCCTCGAGACGGACGACCACAACCAGGCCTCGTACAACATCCTCCACCGGGGCTACAACCTGATGACGGGCAACCTGGGCTACCACACCGCGCACCACTCGCGGCACGGCCTGCACTGGTCGAAGCTGCCCGAGCTGCACGCGCAGCTCGCGCGCGACATCCCCCCCCATCTCTACCGCCAGCCGGGCATCCCGTTCGTGTGGCGCGAGTCCGAGGCCAAGCTGGTGCTGAGCGACGAGCAGGTGGAAGCGCTCGCGGCCTCCGCCGTGTCGCCCGCGCCCAAGCGCGCCGCGGCCTGA
- a CDS encoding glycoside hydrolase family 44 protein has product MRPVFSSWRGRWSRVVLLSGVCLGAPLLASCKRGSSSQEASAGSGVYDIPAITESLWSQGYLMEGWIDEGWSERELKPPGPARLRMDKMGGWMLRKKGLQGEFGGLALRYRAPADFGDFLEVRLETEGETLFPRVKVNASHVARRDGDQVQLFIPLEQLNPQRVEFSGVVLRAYKQVGSDWVEIDQLGLTAPGGMTPAADTPSASQGLQVSESPSGAVVEPMDLAYDNGLLPGWEDRGWAEHELEGASPAKLRLHKQGGWILSKKELGTDYGGLTLRYRAPKRFGDFLEVRLDSEGETLFRRVRVTDAHVVARDGDWTQVFIPMSELNPRKEAFTQLVLRAYKPVEPDWVEISQLGLARLADRATPLPSRPLPAPPAVAQAASPPRPPPSYSAPTPAPAPTGTGGGARPGSSFGNAKGSRVVVDCTASGHRISPLIYGIAFSNLRELKESHQWELGATARRWGGNASSRYNWKLGNVWNTANDWYFRNVVLGTRPDYTADSFLQANLQHGLQSALTVPLIGWVAKDATSTSFPRSLFGPQQKMDPDVPEAGNGLTSSGEALPSPVPTQTSVEAPPSFIHEWVRSLREKDKKRGRSVQMYILDNEPMLWNTTHRDVHPEPVTYDELLERTIAYGSAVRKADPDAVIAGPAEWGWTNYFHSAADVAPGGGKKDIKAHGNLPLLPWYLKKLREHEQQSGTRILDVVDVHFYPQGEGMGMDERGATDRDTAARRIRSVRALWDPTYRDESWIDDTVELIPRLKRWISEYYPKRGISIGEYNFGATTHMSGGLAQAEALGRFAEQGITSAFMFTYPPRNSPAFWAFRAFRNFDGQGGHFLDNYVPSRFDKPADARTTSLFASRDDSGEHLVSVALNLDADTARTTQVEFKGCGNVESVRVFGYRGGPAGFSENQTFLTSGNSVQLVLPPWSMSVLDLKLAR; this is encoded by the coding sequence ATGCGACCCGTCTTCTCGTCATGGCGCGGCCGCTGGTCCCGCGTCGTCCTCCTGTCCGGAGTCTGTCTGGGCGCGCCCCTGCTCGCCTCGTGCAAGCGCGGCTCCTCCTCCCAGGAGGCCAGTGCCGGCTCGGGCGTCTATGACATCCCCGCCATCACCGAGAGCCTCTGGAGCCAGGGGTACCTGATGGAGGGATGGATCGACGAGGGCTGGTCCGAGCGGGAGCTCAAGCCCCCCGGCCCGGCCCGGCTGCGCATGGACAAGATGGGCGGCTGGATGCTGCGCAAGAAGGGCCTCCAGGGGGAGTTCGGAGGACTCGCGCTGCGCTACCGTGCCCCCGCGGACTTCGGCGATTTCCTCGAGGTGCGGCTGGAGACGGAGGGCGAGACGCTCTTTCCCCGCGTGAAGGTGAACGCGAGCCACGTGGCGCGCCGCGACGGAGACCAGGTCCAGCTCTTCATCCCGCTCGAGCAGCTCAACCCCCAGCGGGTCGAGTTCAGCGGCGTCGTGCTGCGCGCCTACAAGCAGGTGGGCTCGGACTGGGTGGAGATCGATCAACTGGGCCTCACCGCACCCGGCGGCATGACGCCCGCCGCGGACACCCCCAGCGCTTCCCAGGGGCTCCAGGTCAGCGAGTCCCCGTCCGGCGCCGTCGTCGAGCCCATGGACCTGGCCTACGACAACGGCCTGCTCCCGGGCTGGGAGGATCGCGGGTGGGCCGAGCACGAGCTGGAGGGCGCCTCGCCCGCGAAGCTGCGCCTGCACAAGCAGGGCGGGTGGATCCTGTCCAAGAAGGAGCTCGGGACCGACTACGGTGGCCTCACGCTGCGCTACCGCGCGCCCAAGCGCTTCGGGGACTTCCTCGAGGTGCGGCTGGACTCCGAGGGCGAGACGCTCTTCCGTCGCGTGCGCGTGACCGACGCGCACGTCGTCGCCCGCGACGGGGATTGGACGCAGGTGTTCATCCCCATGAGCGAGCTCAACCCGCGCAAGGAGGCCTTCACGCAGCTCGTGCTGCGCGCCTACAAGCCGGTGGAACCGGACTGGGTGGAGATCAGCCAGCTGGGCCTCGCGCGGCTCGCCGACCGCGCCACCCCGCTGCCCTCCCGGCCCCTTCCCGCCCCTCCCGCCGTGGCCCAGGCGGCAAGCCCTCCCCGTCCGCCTCCTTCCTATTCCGCTCCCACTCCCGCGCCCGCTCCCACCGGCACGGGGGGCGGAGCCCGCCCGGGCTCGAGCTTCGGCAACGCCAAGGGCTCGCGCGTGGTGGTGGACTGCACCGCGTCCGGCCACCGCATCAGCCCGCTCATCTACGGCATCGCCTTCAGCAACCTGCGCGAGCTCAAGGAGTCCCACCAGTGGGAGCTGGGCGCCACCGCGCGCCGCTGGGGAGGCAATGCCAGCTCCCGCTACAACTGGAAGCTTGGCAACGTCTGGAACACGGCCAACGACTGGTACTTCCGCAACGTCGTCCTCGGCACCCGCCCCGACTACACCGCCGACAGCTTCCTCCAGGCCAACCTCCAGCACGGGCTCCAGTCCGCCCTCACCGTGCCCCTCATCGGCTGGGTGGCCAAGGACGCCACCTCCACGAGCTTTCCCCGCTCGCTCTTCGGCCCCCAGCAGAAGATGGATCCGGACGTGCCCGAGGCCGGCAATGGGCTCACGTCCTCGGGCGAGGCCCTGCCCTCGCCCGTGCCCACCCAGACGAGCGTCGAGGCCCCTCCCTCCTTCATCCACGAGTGGGTGCGCTCGCTGCGCGAGAAGGACAAGAAGCGCGGGCGCAGCGTCCAGATGTACATCCTCGACAACGAGCCGATGCTCTGGAACACCACGCACCGCGACGTGCACCCGGAGCCCGTCACCTATGACGAGCTGCTCGAGCGCACCATCGCCTACGGCTCCGCCGTGCGCAAAGCCGACCCCGACGCCGTCATCGCCGGCCCGGCCGAGTGGGGCTGGACGAACTACTTCCACTCGGCGGCGGACGTGGCGCCCGGCGGTGGCAAGAAGGACATCAAGGCCCACGGCAACCTGCCGCTCCTGCCCTGGTACCTCAAGAAGCTGCGCGAGCACGAGCAGCAGTCGGGCACCCGCATCCTCGACGTGGTGGACGTCCACTTCTACCCCCAGGGCGAGGGCATGGGCATGGACGAGCGCGGCGCCACCGATCGCGACACCGCCGCGCGGCGCATCCGCTCGGTGCGCGCGCTGTGGGATCCCACCTACCGGGACGAGTCGTGGATCGACGACACCGTCGAGCTCATCCCCCGCCTCAAGCGGTGGATCTCCGAGTACTACCCCAAGCGGGGCATCTCCATCGGGGAGTACAACTTCGGCGCCACCACGCACATGAGCGGCGGGCTCGCGCAGGCCGAGGCGCTCGGACGCTTCGCCGAGCAGGGCATCACCTCGGCCTTCATGTTCACCTACCCGCCCCGCAACAGCCCCGCCTTCTGGGCGTTCCGCGCGTTCCGCAACTTCGATGGCCAGGGCGGGCACTTCCTCGACAACTACGTGCCCTCGCGCTTCGACAAGCCGGCGGACGCCAGGACGACGTCCCTGTTCGCCTCGCGCGATGACAGCGGCGAGCACCTGGTCTCCGTCGCGCTCAACCTGGACGCGGACACGGCGCGCACCACCCAGGTGGAGTTCAAGGGGTGCGGCAACGTCGAGAGCGTGCGGGTGTTCGGCTACCGGGGCGGGCCGGCGGGCTTCTCCGAGAACCAGACCTTCCTGACGTCGGGCAACAGCGTGCAACTGGTGTTGCCGCCCTGGTCCATGTCCGTGCTGGACCTGAAGCTCGCGCGGTAG
- the epsD gene encoding exopolysaccharide biosynthesis glycosyltransferase EpsD: MNAASGAPGAVVPPRPEASRPRLSVVVATYNRADLIQRLLHHFARQTLPPSDFEVVVVDDGSREPVAPVLEKLSLPYTLRVETQANAGAAAARHRGVLAARGDIVLITDDDMQVAEDFLARHLARHPPGSRNVVLGGIRPDPAISDMPLFERWYAWLNNRIAASMSGPKRRAHGWQLFTGNVSFRRADYVAAGGFDKSLGQSEDIELGVRLEKAGCRFEFCAAAHVLHGSDHTSYEKWLKRAHRYGVFDSRVADKHPDVPQVDPWRFLFEMNPLARPLLAAAVVAPEATRPLTEAVMGAARRADEAGYPKLAFMGTSVTYAMEYLRGARAEAGSLGQAARHVARFALSAGGPGQVRRLVQALQEDALEATRSEHHGHAGPKAVAAMVLTSDGYRVLALQRLREAARGLGIPMGNHALRVAQTALLGVEIGKDVQLGTGVYFVHSLGTVIGGDAKIGNRVRFYGNNTVGTAKDDGYPTIEDDVWVGAGARILGPITIGARSRIGANAVVLQDVPPDSVAVGIPARVFPRRDVDSE, encoded by the coding sequence ATGAACGCAGCTTCCGGCGCCCCTGGCGCCGTTGTTCCTCCTCGGCCCGAGGCCTCGCGCCCGCGGCTGAGTGTGGTCGTTGCCACCTACAACCGCGCGGATCTCATCCAGCGCCTGCTCCACCATTTCGCCCGCCAGACGCTGCCGCCCTCGGACTTCGAGGTGGTGGTGGTGGACGATGGCTCGCGCGAGCCGGTGGCGCCCGTGCTGGAGAAGCTCTCGCTGCCCTACACCCTCCGGGTGGAGACACAGGCCAACGCCGGCGCGGCGGCCGCGCGCCACCGGGGTGTGCTCGCGGCCCGGGGCGACATCGTCCTCATCACCGATGACGACATGCAGGTGGCCGAGGACTTCCTCGCCCGGCACCTCGCGCGCCATCCCCCGGGCTCGCGCAACGTGGTGCTGGGCGGCATCCGCCCGGACCCCGCCATCTCCGACATGCCGCTGTTCGAGCGCTGGTACGCCTGGCTCAACAACCGCATCGCCGCGAGCATGAGCGGCCCCAAGCGGCGCGCCCACGGCTGGCAGCTCTTCACCGGCAACGTGTCCTTCCGGCGCGCGGACTACGTGGCCGCGGGCGGCTTCGACAAGAGCCTCGGCCAGTCCGAGGACATCGAGCTGGGCGTGCGCCTGGAGAAGGCCGGCTGCCGCTTCGAGTTCTGCGCCGCCGCGCACGTGCTGCACGGCTCGGATCACACCAGCTACGAGAAGTGGCTCAAGCGCGCCCACCGCTATGGGGTGTTCGACTCGCGCGTGGCGGACAAGCACCCGGACGTGCCGCAGGTGGACCCGTGGCGCTTCCTCTTCGAGATGAACCCACTGGCCCGGCCGCTGCTCGCCGCCGCGGTGGTGGCGCCCGAGGCCACGCGTCCGCTGACGGAGGCGGTGATGGGCGCGGCGCGGCGGGCCGACGAGGCGGGCTACCCGAAGCTGGCCTTCATGGGCACCTCGGTGACGTACGCCATGGAGTACCTGCGCGGGGCGCGCGCCGAGGCGGGCTCGCTGGGCCAGGCGGCGCGGCACGTGGCGCGCTTCGCCCTCTCCGCGGGCGGGCCCGGTCAGGTGCGGCGGCTCGTCCAGGCGCTCCAGGAGGACGCGCTGGAGGCAACGCGCTCCGAGCACCACGGCCACGCGGGCCCCAAGGCCGTGGCCGCCATGGTGCTCACGTCGGACGGCTACCGGGTGCTCGCGCTGCAGCGGCTGCGCGAGGCGGCGCGGGGCCTGGGCATTCCCATGGGCAACCACGCGCTGCGCGTGGCCCAGACGGCGCTGCTCGGCGTGGAGATTGGCAAGGACGTGCAGCTGGGCACCGGCGTCTACTTCGTCCACAGCCTGGGCACCGTCATCGGCGGCGACGCGAAGATTGGCAACCGCGTGCGCTTCTACGGCAACAACACCGTGGGCACCGCCAAGGATGATGGCTACCCCACCATCGAAGACGATGTGTGGGTGGGCGCCGGCGCGCGCATCCTCGGCCCCATCACCATCGGGGCCCGCTCGCGCATCGGCGCCAACGCGGTGGTGCTCCAGGACGTGCCGCCCGACAGCGTGGCCGTGGGCATCCCCGCCCGCGTCTTCCCGCGCCGGGACGTGGACAGCGAGTGA